From Methanobacterium bryantii, a single genomic window includes:
- a CDS encoding metal-dependent hydrolase family protein, which yields MTAYSLIHNGTLINGTGDEPLLNAAILIKDNEIVEVGEENSISLPEEEIKRVDAGGMFILPGFIDTHMHLMANGFKDKDTLYDPLSLYFYKGAENCRKTIEAGVTTVRDAGLADLGVKMAVEQGLILGPRILISVMPLSITGGHFDFWRASGFDIKISYPGLPEHICDGVEEVRKRVREIIRCKADFIKVMVTGGVMSANDGPEHTQFTVEELKVVVEEGENHEGIKVMAHGHGAEGIKNALKAGAHSIEHGSYLDDEAIQMMIDQGTYLVPTFVVMHHNKKLAEAGELPEWGIEQALEIVDIHKKNIKKAYEAGVRIAMGTDCGVVSHGINLEELGFLCDMGMSAEEAIVAGTKTAAECIGYEDKIGTVEASKLADIIICKKDPIAHIKSLGNPDNIILVMKDGKIVKDLRN from the coding sequence ATGACAGCATATTCTCTTATCCATAACGGGACTTTAATTAACGGCACTGGAGATGAACCTCTCCTCAATGCAGCTATTTTAATTAAAGATAACGAAATTGTTGAAGTTGGTGAGGAAAACTCGATTTCTCTGCCTGAGGAGGAAATCAAAAGGGTTGACGCCGGCGGGATGTTCATTTTGCCGGGATTCATAGACACCCATATGCACTTAATGGCAAACGGGTTTAAAGATAAAGATACGCTCTACGATCCCCTTTCACTCTATTTCTATAAAGGCGCTGAAAACTGCAGGAAAACAATTGAAGCAGGTGTAACCACTGTAAGAGATGCAGGCCTTGCAGATCTAGGCGTTAAAATGGCAGTCGAACAGGGATTGATACTAGGCCCCCGGATACTGATCAGTGTAATGCCCCTTTCTATAACCGGCGGCCATTTTGATTTCTGGCGTGCTTCGGGTTTTGATATTAAAATTTCTTACCCAGGTCTCCCCGAACATATCTGTGATGGTGTGGAAGAAGTGCGTAAAAGAGTTAGGGAAATAATCCGCTGCAAAGCAGATTTTATTAAAGTAATGGTCACAGGCGGAGTTATGAGTGCCAATGACGGGCCAGAACATACACAATTTACAGTGGAAGAATTGAAAGTTGTGGTGGAAGAAGGGGAAAATCATGAGGGCATAAAAGTAATGGCACATGGACATGGGGCTGAAGGGATTAAAAATGCCCTTAAAGCAGGTGCTCATTCAATAGAACACGGAAGTTACCTGGATGATGAAGCAATTCAAATGATGATAGATCAGGGCACATACCTGGTGCCGACATTTGTAGTTATGCACCATAACAAAAAACTTGCTGAAGCAGGCGAGTTACCTGAATGGGGAATAGAACAAGCCCTTGAAATAGTTGATATACATAAAAAAAATATAAAGAAAGCTTATGAAGCTGGTGTTCGCATTGCAATGGGTACTGACTGCGGTGTTGTGTCCCATGGAATTAATCTGGAGGAATTAGGCTTTTTATGTGATATGGGGATGAGTGCAGAAGAAGCTATAGTAGCAGGGACTAAAACCGCCGCTGAATGCATTGGATATGAGGACAAAATTGGTACAGTTGAAGCCTCCAAATTAGCAGATATTATAATCTGTAAAAAGGACCCTATTGCCCATATAAAGTCTCTTGGAAATCCAGATAACATAATACTGGTAATGAAAGATGGAAAAATTGTAAAAGACCTCAGAAATTAA